The following coding sequences lie in one Candidatus Eremiobacterota bacterium genomic window:
- a CDS encoding RluA family pseudouridine synthase, whose translation MIHIVGSLEAGLRLDVLLAKLTGFSRSHVAAALRAGAATVNGASGKPSTLLEPGDRVEYAIEPPRPLAAEPEAIALDVVYEDDDLLVVDKPAGMVTHPAHGATDGTLVNALLAHAPALPGERVRAGLVHRLDRDTSGLLLVAKTDEALGTLGRAMQARYIEREYRGIVAGVPDDPQGTIRGALGRDPLNRLKYAIRAEGKPAVTHYVLREKLAGASELTFTLETGRTHQIRVHMAALGHPVLNDPLYGRSDARLPLPGQALHAWRLRFKHPRTQQMMSFESEPPPEYLATLVLLRAPS comes from the coding sequence TTGATCCACATTGTTGGTTCACTCGAAGCCGGACTTCGGCTCGACGTGCTGCTCGCCAAGCTGACGGGATTCTCGCGCTCGCACGTCGCGGCCGCCCTGCGCGCCGGCGCGGCAACGGTGAACGGGGCGTCCGGAAAACCGAGTACGCTGCTTGAGCCGGGCGATCGCGTCGAGTACGCGATCGAACCGCCGCGCCCGCTCGCGGCCGAGCCGGAGGCGATTGCGCTCGACGTGGTCTACGAGGACGACGATCTGCTGGTCGTCGACAAGCCGGCCGGGATGGTGACGCATCCCGCGCACGGTGCGACCGACGGAACGCTGGTCAACGCGCTGCTCGCGCACGCCCCCGCGCTCCCCGGCGAGCGCGTGCGCGCGGGCTTGGTGCACCGGCTCGATCGCGACACCTCGGGCCTGCTGCTGGTGGCGAAGACGGACGAGGCATTGGGAACGCTCGGCCGCGCAATGCAGGCGCGCTACATCGAGCGCGAGTACCGCGGGATCGTCGCCGGCGTTCCCGACGATCCGCAAGGCACGATCCGCGGCGCGCTCGGCCGCGATCCGCTCAACCGCCTGAAGTACGCGATCCGCGCCGAAGGCAAGCCCGCGGTCACGCACTACGTGTTGCGCGAGAAGCTGGCCGGCGCCAGCGAATTGACGTTCACGCTGGAAACCGGGCGCACGCACCAGATTCGGGTGCACATGGCGGCGCTCGGGCACCCGGTGCTGAACGACCCGCTCTACGGCCGCAGCGACGCGCGGCTGCCGCTGCCGGGGCAGGCGCTGCACGCCTGGCGGCTGCGCTTCAAGCACCCGCGCACGCAGCAGATGATGTCGTTCGAAAGCGAGCCGCCGCCGGAGTATCTCGCGACGCTCGTGCTGCTGCGCGCGCCGTCCTGA
- the tgt gene encoding tRNA guanosine(34) transglycosylase Tgt gives MSGAFTLHATSGGARRGTLLTAHGEVATPCFMPVGTLADVKLLEPQDLREIGSRIVLANTYHLWLRPGRETLVAAGGIHRFMAWDGPVLTDSGGYQVFSLESRRELDDEGVTFRSHLDGGAHRFTPESVVAFQEDLAVDVAMVLDQCVKLPSPHEELERAVARTTAWAERSAAAWRRGPTLLFGIVQGGLDESLRARSASELVALDLPGYAIGGLSVGESRAEMDRVARFTAALLPAHKPRYLMGVGTVRDLIAGIEGGIDLFDCVYPTRSGRHGRVLTRAGAEYNVRNAANVRDFGPVDPGCDCRICATYSRAYLSHLFRSGETLAQRLLSYHNVAALTGLVRAARAAIEEGRWAAFRDALPATKAPDEAAEKEPT, from the coding sequence GTGAGCGGCGCCTTCACGCTGCACGCGACTTCCGGCGGCGCGCGGCGCGGGACGCTGCTCACCGCGCACGGCGAGGTGGCGACGCCGTGCTTCATGCCGGTCGGAACGCTCGCCGACGTGAAGCTGCTCGAGCCGCAGGACCTGCGCGAGATCGGCTCGCGCATCGTGCTCGCGAACACCTATCACCTGTGGCTGCGGCCCGGCCGCGAGACGCTGGTCGCCGCTGGCGGGATCCACCGCTTCATGGCGTGGGACGGCCCGGTGCTGACCGACTCCGGCGGCTACCAAGTCTTCAGCCTGGAGTCGCGGCGCGAGCTCGACGACGAGGGCGTGACGTTCCGCTCGCACCTCGACGGCGGCGCGCACCGCTTCACGCCCGAAAGCGTCGTCGCGTTTCAAGAAGATCTCGCGGTCGACGTGGCGATGGTGCTCGACCAGTGCGTGAAGCTGCCCTCGCCGCACGAGGAGCTCGAACGCGCCGTCGCGCGCACGACGGCATGGGCGGAGCGCAGCGCCGCCGCGTGGCGGCGCGGCCCGACGCTGCTGTTCGGGATCGTGCAGGGCGGGCTCGACGAGAGCTTGCGCGCCCGCAGCGCGTCGGAGCTGGTCGCGCTGGACCTTCCAGGCTACGCGATCGGCGGGCTTTCGGTCGGCGAGTCGCGCGCCGAGATGGATCGGGTCGCGCGCTTCACCGCGGCGCTGTTGCCGGCGCACAAGCCGCGCTACCTGATGGGCGTCGGGACGGTGCGCGATCTGATCGCGGGGATCGAGGGCGGGATCGACTTGTTCGACTGCGTGTACCCGACGCGCAGCGGCCGGCACGGCCGCGTGCTGACGCGCGCAGGCGCCGAGTACAACGTGCGCAACGCCGCGAACGTGCGCGACTTCGGGCCGGTCGACCCCGGCTGCGACTGCCGCATCTGTGCCACGTACAGCAGGGCGTACCTCTCGCATCTATTTCGTTCCGGCGAGACGCTCGCGCAGCGGCTGCTCTCGTATCACAACGTCGCGGCGCTGACCGGTCTGGTCCGTGCGGCGCGCGCCGCGATCGAGGAGGGTCGCTGGGCGGCGTTTCGTGACGCGCTTCCGGCGACGAAGGCCCCGGACGAGGCGGCCGAAAAGGAGCCGACGTGA
- a CDS encoding ATP-binding protein: MDEVQNPYVPGAGTPPPALAGRGDLLRTVTVMLGRLQAGRFAKSLIPTGLRGVGKTVLLNRFADEAERLGFMTTTIEATEGGQLAQHLINRLRTLLFKLDRGKQVGHAAKMAFRVLKSFTMTFGADGLKFGLDVDPEVGAADSGDLATDMTDLFTALGEAARENGTAILIAIDEVQYLSETEFSALIMAVHRVSQKQLPIAVVGTGLPQIPGLAGDAKSYSERLFEFPIVGALSDADAREAIVKPARELGVEYTEAALAEMVAVTEGYPYFIQEWAYRVWNHAASSPIQVGDVTSIKGFVLQKLDESFFRVRFNRLTEQEKLYLRGMADLPLGPKKSADVAKALGRQLNSVGPLRDGLIKKGMIYSPKHGEVAFTVPLFDDFMRRAMPEYSQKGQLSGRGTPRAPKASRSTDVARS; encoded by the coding sequence GTGGACGAGGTGCAGAACCCGTACGTTCCGGGCGCCGGTACGCCGCCGCCGGCTCTGGCCGGCCGGGGCGACCTCTTGCGGACAGTCACCGTCATGCTCGGCCGGTTGCAGGCCGGCCGCTTTGCGAAGAGCCTCATTCCCACAGGCCTGCGCGGCGTCGGAAAAACGGTTCTGTTGAACCGGTTCGCCGACGAGGCGGAGCGTCTTGGGTTTATGACCACCACGATCGAGGCTACGGAGGGCGGTCAGCTCGCCCAGCATCTGATCAACCGGCTGCGAACGCTTCTTTTCAAGCTGGACCGCGGAAAGCAGGTGGGGCACGCCGCAAAAATGGCGTTTCGCGTTCTCAAGAGTTTCACGATGACGTTCGGAGCCGACGGCCTCAAGTTCGGGCTTGACGTCGATCCTGAAGTCGGAGCGGCTGATAGCGGCGACCTTGCCACGGACATGACAGACCTGTTTACGGCACTTGGGGAAGCAGCACGAGAAAACGGTACGGCGATTCTGATCGCTATCGACGAGGTTCAATATCTCAGCGAAACGGAGTTCTCCGCTCTTATCATGGCGGTGCATCGAGTATCCCAGAAACAACTTCCTATCGCTGTCGTGGGAACGGGGCTGCCGCAAATACCCGGGTTGGCCGGGGACGCCAAATCCTATTCCGAGCGGCTGTTCGAGTTCCCAATCGTCGGCGCGCTATCGGACGCCGATGCTCGTGAAGCGATTGTAAAGCCTGCACGCGAGCTCGGCGTAGAATATACCGAAGCAGCGCTGGCAGAAATGGTTGCGGTGACCGAAGGCTATCCGTATTTCATTCAAGAGTGGGCGTACCGGGTTTGGAACCATGCCGCTTCATCGCCGATCCAGGTTGGCGACGTAACGTCGATCAAAGGCTTCGTGCTTCAGAAGCTTGACGAGAGCTTTTTCCGGGTTCGCTTTAACCGTCTTACGGAACAAGAAAAACTCTATCTCAGAGGAATGGCAGACCTTCCGCTGGGCCCGAAGAAATCCGCGGACGTTGCTAAAGCGCTCGGCCGCCAACTGAACTCGGTCGGCCCGTTGCGTGATGGTCTGATCAAGAAAGGGATGATCTACAGCCCGAAGCATGGTGAGGTCGCCTTCACCGTTCCGCTGTTCGATGATTTCATGCGCCGGGCGATGCCGGAGTACAGTCAGAAAGGCCAACTTTCCGGTCGCGGAACACCGCGCGCGCCGAAGGCATCGCGGTCAACTGATGTAGCGAGATCGTGA